From one Triticum aestivum cultivar Chinese Spring chromosome 4B, IWGSC CS RefSeq v2.1, whole genome shotgun sequence genomic stretch:
- the LOC123091878 gene encoding magnesium/proton exchanger 1 isoform X2: MANTTMGSTTRSCDVYLLFNGETLLPNGVRAFLCTVALAYCFIGLSAITARFFKSMESITNHSREVVTIDTETNTPIVKHEKVWNYTIADIALLAFGTSFPQISLATIDAIRNLGQLTAGGLGPGTLVGSAAFDLFPIHAVCVVMPRAGSMKKISDLGVWLVELFWSFWAYIWLYIILEVWTPNVITLWEALLTVLQYGLLLVHAYAQDKRWPYVSIPLVRGERPEDWVPAEDTSLHHDKNCDENSNILPSENDDVDIFSIHSYSNADFPCLSSMGEPVSSAGVASTCGRPHCDDHIYSCRFGGTNDW; encoded by the exons ATGGCCAACACTACAATGGGAAGTACCACTCGATCATGCGATGTGTACCTGCTGTTCAATGGCGAAACACTGCTTCCAAATGGTGTCCGTGCTTTCCTTTGTACTGTTGCCCTAGCGTACTGTTTTATTGGTTTATCCGCGATCACTGCCCGGTTCTTCAAGTCGATGGAGAGCATCACAAACCACTCTCGGGAGGTAGTTACAATTGATACAGAAACAAATACGCCTATCGTGAAGCATGAGAAGGTTTGGAACTACACTATAGCGGACATTGCTCTGCTTGCTTTTGGTACCAGCTTTCCCCAGATCTCCCTTGCAACAATCGATGCAATCCGTAATCTCGGTCAACTGACAGCAGGAG GTTTAGGTCCAGGTACACTTGTGGGTTCTGCTGCGTTCGATCTGTTCCCGATCCATGCTGTCTGTGTGGTTATGCCAAGGGCAGGCTCTATGAAAAAGATTTCCGATTTAGGTGTTTGGTTAGTTGAGCTGTTTTGGTCATTCTGGGCATACATCTGGCTGTATATTATTTTAGAG GTGTGGACACCTAATGTGATCACCCTCTGGGAGGCCCTGCTAACAGTTTTGCAGTATGGATTACTTTTGGTTCATGCGTATGCGCAGGATAAGCGGTGGCCATATGTGTCAATCCCTTT GGTCAGAGGTGAGAGACCTGAAGATTGGGTTCCAGCAGAAGATACTTCACTTCACCATGACAAAAATTGTGATGAAAATAGTAACATACTACCCAGCGAGAATGATGATGTGGATATATTCTCCATTCATTCTTACAGCAATGCAG aTTTCCCATGTCTCAGCAGCATGGGGGAGCCGGTGTCCTCGGCCGGAGTTGCATCTACTTGCGGGCGACCTCACTGTGACGATCACATCTACAG CTGCAGATTCGGAGGTACAAACGACTGGTAA
- the LOC123091878 gene encoding magnesium/proton exchanger 1 isoform X1 yields MANTTMGSTTRSCDVYLLFNGETLLPNGVRAFLCTVALAYCFIGLSAITARFFKSMESITNHSREVVTIDTETNTPIVKHEKVWNYTIADIALLAFGTSFPQISLATIDAIRNLGQLTAGGLGPGTLVGSAAFDLFPIHAVCVVMPRAGSMKKISDLGVWLVELFWSFWAYIWLYIILEVWTPNVITLWEALLTVLQYGLLLVHAYAQDKRWPYVSIPLVRGERPEDWVPAEDTSLHHDKNCDENSNILPSENDDVDIFSIHSYSNAVRQTSTLAAAVFSYGFSPPFRTIALPIKSSPSLLSACTGRRYSRPPEPRLW; encoded by the exons ATGGCCAACACTACAATGGGAAGTACCACTCGATCATGCGATGTGTACCTGCTGTTCAATGGCGAAACACTGCTTCCAAATGGTGTCCGTGCTTTCCTTTGTACTGTTGCCCTAGCGTACTGTTTTATTGGTTTATCCGCGATCACTGCCCGGTTCTTCAAGTCGATGGAGAGCATCACAAACCACTCTCGGGAGGTAGTTACAATTGATACAGAAACAAATACGCCTATCGTGAAGCATGAGAAGGTTTGGAACTACACTATAGCGGACATTGCTCTGCTTGCTTTTGGTACCAGCTTTCCCCAGATCTCCCTTGCAACAATCGATGCAATCCGTAATCTCGGTCAACTGACAGCAGGAG GTTTAGGTCCAGGTACACTTGTGGGTTCTGCTGCGTTCGATCTGTTCCCGATCCATGCTGTCTGTGTGGTTATGCCAAGGGCAGGCTCTATGAAAAAGATTTCCGATTTAGGTGTTTGGTTAGTTGAGCTGTTTTGGTCATTCTGGGCATACATCTGGCTGTATATTATTTTAGAG GTGTGGACACCTAATGTGATCACCCTCTGGGAGGCCCTGCTAACAGTTTTGCAGTATGGATTACTTTTGGTTCATGCGTATGCGCAGGATAAGCGGTGGCCATATGTGTCAATCCCTTT GGTCAGAGGTGAGAGACCTGAAGATTGGGTTCCAGCAGAAGATACTTCACTTCACCATGACAAAAATTGTGATGAAAATAGTAACATACTACCCAGCGAGAATGATGATGTGGATATATTCTCCATTCATTCTTACAGCAATGCAG tcaggcagacgtctaccctagccgctgcCGTTTTCTCGTATGGTTTCTCACCGCCGTTCCGGACCATTGCACTGCCaatcaagtcttctccatccctcctttcggcgtgcaccgggagaaggtacagcaggcctccggaaccccgcctctggtga
- the LOC123091878 gene encoding magnesium/proton exchanger 1 isoform X3: MANTTMGSTTRSCDVYLLFNGETLLPNGVRAFLCTVALAYCFIGLSAITARFFKSMESITNHSREVVTIDTETNTPIVKHEKVWNYTIADIALLAFGTSFPQISLATIDAIRNLGQLTAGGLGPGTLVGSAAFDLFPIHAVCVVMPRAGSMKKISDLGVWLVELFWSFWAYIWLYIILEVWTPNVITLWEALLTVLQYGLLLVHAYAQDKRWPYVSIPLVRGERPEDWVPAEDTSLHHDKNCDENSNILPSENDDVDIFSIHSYSNADFPCLSSMGEPVSSAGVASTCGRPHCDDHIYRFGGTNDW; this comes from the exons ATGGCCAACACTACAATGGGAAGTACCACTCGATCATGCGATGTGTACCTGCTGTTCAATGGCGAAACACTGCTTCCAAATGGTGTCCGTGCTTTCCTTTGTACTGTTGCCCTAGCGTACTGTTTTATTGGTTTATCCGCGATCACTGCCCGGTTCTTCAAGTCGATGGAGAGCATCACAAACCACTCTCGGGAGGTAGTTACAATTGATACAGAAACAAATACGCCTATCGTGAAGCATGAGAAGGTTTGGAACTACACTATAGCGGACATTGCTCTGCTTGCTTTTGGTACCAGCTTTCCCCAGATCTCCCTTGCAACAATCGATGCAATCCGTAATCTCGGTCAACTGACAGCAGGAG GTTTAGGTCCAGGTACACTTGTGGGTTCTGCTGCGTTCGATCTGTTCCCGATCCATGCTGTCTGTGTGGTTATGCCAAGGGCAGGCTCTATGAAAAAGATTTCCGATTTAGGTGTTTGGTTAGTTGAGCTGTTTTGGTCATTCTGGGCATACATCTGGCTGTATATTATTTTAGAG GTGTGGACACCTAATGTGATCACCCTCTGGGAGGCCCTGCTAACAGTTTTGCAGTATGGATTACTTTTGGTTCATGCGTATGCGCAGGATAAGCGGTGGCCATATGTGTCAATCCCTTT GGTCAGAGGTGAGAGACCTGAAGATTGGGTTCCAGCAGAAGATACTTCACTTCACCATGACAAAAATTGTGATGAAAATAGTAACATACTACCCAGCGAGAATGATGATGTGGATATATTCTCCATTCATTCTTACAGCAATGCAG aTTTCCCATGTCTCAGCAGCATGGGGGAGCCGGTGTCCTCGGCCGGAGTTGCATCTACTTGCGGGCGACCTCACTGTGACGATCACATCTACAG ATTCGGAGGTACAAACGACTGGTAA
- the LOC123091878 gene encoding magnesium/proton exchanger 1 isoform X4, with amino-acid sequence MANTTMGSTTRSCDVYLLFNGETLLPNGVRAFLCTVALAYCFIGLSAITARFFKSMESITNHSREVVTIDTETNTPIVKHEKVWNYTIADIALLAFGTSFPQISLATIDAIRNLGQLTAGGLGPGTLVGSAAFDLFPIHAVCVVMPRAGSMKKISDLGVWLVELFWSFWAYIWLYIILEVWTPNVITLWEALLTVLQYGLLLVHAYAQDKRWPYVSIPLVRGERPEDWVPAEDTSLHHDKNCDENSNILPSENDDVDIFSIHSYSNAD; translated from the exons ATGGCCAACACTACAATGGGAAGTACCACTCGATCATGCGATGTGTACCTGCTGTTCAATGGCGAAACACTGCTTCCAAATGGTGTCCGTGCTTTCCTTTGTACTGTTGCCCTAGCGTACTGTTTTATTGGTTTATCCGCGATCACTGCCCGGTTCTTCAAGTCGATGGAGAGCATCACAAACCACTCTCGGGAGGTAGTTACAATTGATACAGAAACAAATACGCCTATCGTGAAGCATGAGAAGGTTTGGAACTACACTATAGCGGACATTGCTCTGCTTGCTTTTGGTACCAGCTTTCCCCAGATCTCCCTTGCAACAATCGATGCAATCCGTAATCTCGGTCAACTGACAGCAGGAG GTTTAGGTCCAGGTACACTTGTGGGTTCTGCTGCGTTCGATCTGTTCCCGATCCATGCTGTCTGTGTGGTTATGCCAAGGGCAGGCTCTATGAAAAAGATTTCCGATTTAGGTGTTTGGTTAGTTGAGCTGTTTTGGTCATTCTGGGCATACATCTGGCTGTATATTATTTTAGAG GTGTGGACACCTAATGTGATCACCCTCTGGGAGGCCCTGCTAACAGTTTTGCAGTATGGATTACTTTTGGTTCATGCGTATGCGCAGGATAAGCGGTGGCCATATGTGTCAATCCCTTT GGTCAGAGGTGAGAGACCTGAAGATTGGGTTCCAGCAGAAGATACTTCACTTCACCATGACAAAAATTGTGATGAAAATAGTAACATACTACCCAGCGAGAATGATGATGTGGATATATTCTCCATTCATTCTTACAGCAATGCAG ATTGA